The Methanococcoides sp. LMO-2 region TCATAATAGCGGCCTTTCAGGAAACGGAAAACATCATCTGAATAAATGAACCATTCCCCACCTGTGCCTTTTTGCATGTGCAGCACCAATCCTGCCACAAGATCGGATAGCGATCTTATCTCCCCCGGAGGTTCACATAATTTCTCCCGAAGCTCTTCCCTGTCCAACATATGCAGGAGCTCTGAGATCTCCTCACCGGTCATCCGGTACACAGCATCGATGTTCACATTGTATCCGCAAAGGACCTTCATGCAAATCCCTCACTTAAGCTTAGAAAGAAATCCCACAAATGAAGCCGCAGAGATAGCATCTCCGATACCCACGGTTGCAACAGGTTCACTTACCACCTTTGTCGGGACAATGATCGCATCATACCATGGAGTGCAGATGCATCCGTTCTCGAAATCCTCCATGCTGGACATCCCGCTTCTTACAAGGTGTTTCTCAAGCTTTTCAAGCTCCCCGTGCCCTTCGTCGGACACAGGAACATTAAGACCTAACTCCGTACTTTCCAGGGAAAGGATCTCACCCAGGGATGCCTTTGCGGCTGCAACTGTTGATCCGAACAACAGGGCATTGCGATGGTCCTCAACGGATACCGGACAGTCCTTCGATACAAGACATATGTAAAACCCGAGGGAATGGATGTGCACCCTTTCAAGGTCAAGGTCCCTCAAAAGCTTCACAGCCCCCTCATAAAGTGAAATGATAGCATTCTCACCCTTATTGATGACAGAATAGGCCAGCTCCTCAAAACCGAGAACGTTCAGTGCATTGGCAACCTCAACGGTGTCAAGTCCTAGGGAATGCACATGCTTTCGGACGATATGATTGAGTATTGCTGTCCTGATAACCTTGTTCTGTATTGAGGTGAATTCCACATGTATGCGGATGTCAGGATTGCCCTCCTTGAGCTCTTCGATGACATTCACGGCCTTTTCAACATAGTCCATGTAGGTGGAACCGTCCTCATATTCCTCCTTGATCATCTGGTAGCCTGCCAGTATAGCACCGTCAATGTCCGCCTTCAACTGAGGTATCTTTTCGTAGATCTCGGGGGCCATATCGATACGTATCCACTTCGGTCTGGATGAAATGATCAAACGGTTGTCCCTCGGGATAACAAAATGCTCACCCGCGAACTTCACCTCCATTCCCTTTGAGAATTCCAGGATCCAGTTGACCTTTGGGCTATTATCAGGATCAAACGCCTCTTTCGGATGCCTGAGCACAAGTTTCTCATCCTCCACCACAGGGAACAGCAGGTTATCGGAATCAACAAAATACTCTGCCTGCTCCTCAGAAAGCCATGGTACATAGGAAATGACCTTCTCGACCCCCATGGATGCCAGAAGGTTTGATATGATGCCAGCCTGACCACCCATTCTTGCAGAATCAAAGACCAGATGGTCCGTGAGCCAGTCATGAATCTCTGTCGTGTTCGTTGGCACCTCGGCGGCCTTCCCGTCACGCATGGCTATGATAAGCCTTGCAACAAGGTCAGAAGGAGAATCGATCTGCCGCGGATACTCGAAAACCTTCTCCCGAACCTCAGAGATATCCACATTCATCAACAGATGCTCAATATCCTCAGGTCCTACGTGCTTGATCGCATCGATGTTGCTGTTGTATGCAACAAATATCCCCCTGACATTTCCAATAGAAGAACGAATGTCCTCATAGGACTTATGATAAACAGAATCCCACTCCCCAATTTCCACAAGATCACCTTTTAAATCATAACAGCCGGAACGGCTGCTTCAAGTTGTATACTCTGCATTTATCCTCACATAATCATACGTCAGGTCGCAACCCCATGCTGTTGCAGACGAATCCCCAATGCCAAGGTCAACCCTGATCATAACCTCCGGGCTGCCCATGATGGAAGCTAGCTTACCTAGCATTTCGCTGTCCTCTGATATGATCTTGCCATTATCTACAAGGACTGCAGAATCCGAACCATTAGAAAATGCAAGTGAGATCTTTGACTGATCAACATCCGCACCGGAATAACCTGCCGCTGCCACGACACGCCCCCAATTCGGATCTTTTCCGAAGATTGCGGATTTGACAAGCGGTGAACGGACAATGGCCTTTGCAACAAGCCTGGCGTCTTCCAATGAAACTGCACCATTTACCTGCGCCTCGATAAGCCGTGTGGCACCCTCACCGTCCTTTGCGATCTGCTTTGCAAGGTCTGTCAGCACATGTTCAAGACCCTGCTGGAACTCGTCGATGTCAGGCCTGACCCCTGACGCACCGGTGGCTGTAAGCAATACCATATCATTGGTACTGGTATCACCATCCACCACAATCATGTTGAAGGTTCTGTCCACAGCTTTTTTCAGGCAACTGTCAAGGACATCACTATCAACCTCAGCATCCGTATAGACAAACCCCAGCATTGTTCCCATGTTAGGCTCGATCATTCCGGATCCCTTGGCAATGCCTCCAATGCAAACATTGGAACTCAGCTCAACGGCAGCCATCTTCGGAACTGTGTCCGTTGTCATGATAGCACGTGCTGCCTTGCTGTTTCCCTGAGCTGATGAGGTAAGCGAATCCACAACTTCCCCGACGTTTTCATTGATCCAGCCAACATCAAGCTTGCGTCCGATAACACCTGTGGATGCTACACCAATAAGTTCACTGTCAACCCCGAGTTTGCCTGCAAGAATAGATGCCATTTCCCTGGCATCGGCTAAACCTTCCTCGCCGGTAAAAGCGTTAGCATTACCACTGTTGGCTATTATTGCAGCCAGCTTTCCGTTCTTCTCAAGAGCTTCACGGGTTACGATAAGGGGAGCAGCTATCACTTTGTTCCTTGTGAAAACACCTGCTGCATTACCCTCGGCTACGATCACCGCAAGTCCCATCTTTCCCGGCTTGATACCGTAGGAGCGAACTCCTTTTACTGAACATATCCCGCCATCTATCACTTTCATTTGAACCACATTAAATACCTGCAAGACCGCGAATTATATCCCCGCGTGTGATAATACCTACAAGTTCATTACCATCGAGTACAGGAAGTCTGTTAACCTTATGCTTTGTCATTGATCTTGAAGCATCTTCAACGGAACTTTCCGGACCAATGCTGAAAACATCCTTCTCCATGATATCACGGATAGGTTTTGACCCTATGTCTGAAAGCATCCTCTTTGTATCTTCCCAGCTGATGAGCTCACGTATTGGTATTTCGATGACCTCGAAAGGGCTTGGAAGCCACAGCCCGCCGTGTTCCGGGACGTCCAGAAGCTTTAACAGGTCCCCCTCTGACACAATGCCTACGACATCACCATCAGAGACCACAGGAACTCCACTGATGTTCTCTTTTTTCAGCAACTGTGCAACACTGCTGATAGGATCTTCAGGACTGCACACAATGACACTGCTACTCATAATATCCTTTACTTTCATGATCAGATCTCCTTTTTTGTTCCTACATTATTTATGGCGAAGTTGCCGGTGTCCAGATACCGGTGGTCTCATCAAGACCACACATCACGTTCATGTT contains the following coding sequences:
- a CDS encoding CBS domain-containing protein, with translation MKVKDIMSSSVIVCSPEDPISSVAQLLKKENISGVPVVSDGDVVGIVSEGDLLKLLDVPEHGGLWLPSPFEVIEIPIRELISWEDTKRMLSDIGSKPIRDIMEKDVFSIGPESSVEDASRSMTKHKVNRLPVLDGNELVGIITRGDIIRGLAGI
- the pfkC gene encoding ADP-specific phosphofructokinase, giving the protein MEIGEWDSVYHKSYEDIRSSIGNVRGIFVAYNSNIDAIKHVGPEDIEHLLMNVDISEVREKVFEYPRQIDSPSDLVARLIIAMRDGKAAEVPTNTTEIHDWLTDHLVFDSARMGGQAGIISNLLASMGVEKVISYVPWLSEEQAEYFVDSDNLLFPVVEDEKLVLRHPKEAFDPDNSPKVNWILEFSKGMEVKFAGEHFVIPRDNRLIISSRPKWIRIDMAPEIYEKIPQLKADIDGAILAGYQMIKEEYEDGSTYMDYVEKAVNVIEELKEGNPDIRIHVEFTSIQNKVIRTAILNHIVRKHVHSLGLDTVEVANALNVLGFEELAYSVINKGENAIISLYEGAVKLLRDLDLERVHIHSLGFYICLVSKDCPVSVEDHRNALLFGSTVAAAKASLGEILSLESTELGLNVPVSDEGHGELEKLEKHLVRSGMSSMEDFENGCICTPWYDAIIVPTKVVSEPVATVGIGDAISAASFVGFLSKLK
- the argJ gene encoding bifunctional ornithine acetyltransferase/N-acetylglutamate synthase; the protein is MKVIDGGICSVKGVRSYGIKPGKMGLAVIVAEGNAAGVFTRNKVIAAPLIVTREALEKNGKLAAIIANSGNANAFTGEEGLADAREMASILAGKLGVDSELIGVASTGVIGRKLDVGWINENVGEVVDSLTSSAQGNSKAARAIMTTDTVPKMAAVELSSNVCIGGIAKGSGMIEPNMGTMLGFVYTDAEVDSDVLDSCLKKAVDRTFNMIVVDGDTSTNDMVLLTATGASGVRPDIDEFQQGLEHVLTDLAKQIAKDGEGATRLIEAQVNGAVSLEDARLVAKAIVRSPLVKSAIFGKDPNWGRVVAAAGYSGADVDQSKISLAFSNGSDSAVLVDNGKIISEDSEMLGKLASIMGSPEVMIRVDLGIGDSSATAWGCDLTYDYVRINAEYTT